In a genomic window of Pelotomaculum thermopropionicum SI:
- the GalT gene encoding galactose-1-phosphate uridylyltransferase, protein MSEWRKDPVVDRWVIISTERGKRPFDYKEVEEKRKIQVCPLCEGNEKLTPPEIAAYRTVGTAKDSPGWRVRVVPNKFPAVKTEGEAALRQRGVYACMSGTGVHEVIVESTVHEPGLDTQPVAQVEEVIRMWRDRLLKLRKDKRFKYIHIFKNTGQAAGASLEHVHSQLIAMPMVPAEIRLEIEGMKNYREEKGSCVMCDMIRQETAEKVRVVADGEMFLCFTPFASRFPFETWILPKEHLHDFGAIRAEQLRELASVLRDTLKMITAAVKNMPYNLILHTSPVNQDEERIYHWHIEIIPRLTVMAGFELGTGCYINPTPPEMAAQSLREARESLLPDDMGVRGGEPACLTGR, encoded by the coding sequence ATGTCTGAGTGGAGGAAAGACCCTGTAGTTGACCGGTGGGTTATTATCTCAACCGAGCGCGGTAAAAGGCCCTTCGATTATAAAGAGGTGGAAGAGAAAAGGAAAATTCAGGTGTGTCCGCTTTGTGAAGGCAATGAAAAGCTGACCCCGCCGGAAATTGCAGCCTACCGTACCGTTGGGACGGCTAAGGATTCACCGGGGTGGCGGGTAAGGGTGGTCCCCAACAAATTTCCTGCGGTAAAAACTGAAGGAGAGGCGGCTTTACGGCAGCGCGGGGTTTATGCCTGCATGAGCGGGACGGGCGTCCATGAAGTAATTGTGGAGTCCACCGTCCACGAACCGGGACTGGACACCCAGCCGGTTGCCCAGGTGGAGGAGGTTATCCGGATGTGGCGGGATCGTTTACTGAAATTAAGAAAGGATAAAAGGTTTAAGTACATACATATTTTTAAAAACACCGGCCAGGCAGCAGGCGCCTCCCTGGAGCATGTACACTCCCAGTTAATTGCCATGCCGATGGTTCCGGCCGAGATAAGGCTGGAAATTGAGGGGATGAAAAACTACAGGGAGGAAAAAGGTTCGTGTGTGATGTGCGATATGATCCGGCAGGAAACGGCGGAAAAAGTAAGGGTTGTGGCGGACGGCGAGATGTTCCTCTGTTTCACCCCTTTTGCTTCCCGCTTTCCTTTTGAAACCTGGATTTTGCCTAAAGAGCATCTGCACGACTTCGGTGCAATCAGAGCGGAGCAGTTGCGGGAACTGGCTTCGGTATTGCGGGATACCCTAAAAATGATAACGGCAGCGGTTAAGAACATGCCTTATAATCTAATTTTGCATACCTCCCCGGTAAATCAGGACGAGGAAAGGATATATCACTGGCATATCGAGATTATACCCCGCCTGACGGTAATGGCCGGCTTCGAACTGGGAACAGGCTGTTATATCAACCCTACACCGCCTGAAATGGCGGCGCAGTCTCTCAGAGAGGCCCGGGAAAGTCTTCTTCCGGATGACATGGGCGTCCGTGGGGGTGAACCGGCGTGTTTGACCGGCCGTTAA
- the GlgA gene encoding glycogen synthase, translating to MADVAGSLPKALAVAGTDNIGNDVRVALPFYKQIEGGKYRTDFPVPLMSRYETAIIRESFIEVLLKAIKRALLIYREHPEQWHRLVKNAMEMDFSWARSAVKYLQLFQEAIGRRQSSRTMAIA from the coding sequence TTGGCCGACGTGGCCGGTTCTTTGCCGAAAGCCCTGGCGGTTGCAGGTACAGATAACATAGGAAATGACGTAAGGGTGGCATTGCCTTTCTACAAGCAAATAGAGGGCGGCAAGTACCGGACGGATTTTCCCGTTCCGTTGATGAGCCGCTATGAAACGGCAATTATCAGGGAAAGCTTCATTGAAGTGCTGCTAAAAGCCATAAAAAGGGCTTTACTGATCTACCGGGAGCATCCGGAGCAATGGCACAGACTGGTGAAGAATGCCATGGAAATGGATTTTTCCTGGGCCCGTTCGGCGGTGAAGTACCTGCAGCTTTTCCAGGAAGCAATCGGCCGGCGGCAATCTAGCCGGACTATGGCAATAGCGTAG
- the CitE gene encoding citrate lyase beta subunit has product MSLYRTMLFAPANDLRKAGKALLLDADGVVLDLEDAVAMSEKINARNALKEALALPRKGDVFVRVNSAQTDLVLGDLMAAVTEGVKGIVLAKSETAEEVRQVDWVMGLLEKERGMPPGGLELIPFLESARAIINACSIASACPRVSRLFFGGVDYVLDIGTSFSKGGTELFYARSQLVVASRAAGIEPPVDTVYPDFKDIEGLVADARAVRQMGFQGKLAIHPGQIGPLNEVFSPTEEEIAWARKVVAAFDRSEAMGQAVLQVDGKMIEYPIANRARRVLALAEQIAKKKV; this is encoded by the coding sequence ATGTCTCTTTACCGCACAATGCTTTTTGCTCCTGCGAATGACCTGCGCAAGGCGGGCAAGGCCCTGCTGCTGGATGCCGACGGGGTGGTGCTGGATCTGGAAGATGCCGTGGCAATGAGTGAAAAGATAAATGCAAGGAATGCATTAAAAGAAGCGCTGGCTTTGCCGCGCAAAGGAGATGTGTTCGTGCGGGTCAACAGCGCTCAAACCGATCTGGTTCTGGGCGATTTAATGGCGGCTGTAACCGAAGGGGTAAAAGGAATAGTCCTGGCCAAGTCCGAGACGGCCGAAGAGGTGCGGCAGGTTGACTGGGTAATGGGGTTGCTTGAAAAAGAACGGGGAATGCCTCCGGGCGGGCTGGAACTGATACCTTTTTTAGAAAGCGCCAGGGCCATAATTAATGCTTGTTCTATTGCTTCAGCCTGTCCGCGCGTTAGCAGGCTGTTTTTCGGGGGGGTCGATTACGTTCTGGATATTGGAACCAGTTTCTCAAAAGGCGGAACGGAGCTCTTCTACGCCCGCTCTCAGCTTGTGGTGGCCTCGCGAGCAGCCGGCATCGAGCCGCCTGTCGATACGGTTTACCCGGATTTTAAAGATATCGAAGGCCTGGTTGCAGACGCCAGGGCGGTACGGCAAATGGGATTTCAAGGCAAGCTGGCCATCCACCCGGGACAAATCGGACCGTTAAATGAAGTGTTTTCCCCTACTGAAGAGGAAATTGCCTGGGCCAGAAAAGTTGTCGCTGCTTTTGACCGGTCTGAAGCCATGGGCCAGGCCGTTTTACAGGTTGACGGAAAAATGATCGAATATCCTATAGCCAACCGGGCCAGGAGAGTGCTGGCCCTGGCCGAGCAAATAGCAAAGAAGAAGGTTTAA
- the UspA gene encoding universal stress protein UspA and related nucleotide-binding proteins, which translates to MLKSRVLLPSDGSDSSMKAAIYAARLMKTNPEMQLSVLVVVQDSSALPGVKDEEREMLKEIDEAMEIRGTEILQKTVGYFSGEGLKVDGFIKKGDPAAVIVDFARQGDYDHIIMGSRGASELRSLSVGSVSHKVINLAECRVTLVK; encoded by the coding sequence ATGCTTAAAAGCAGGGTGCTGCTGCCGAGCGACGGTTCGGACAGCTCAATGAAGGCGGCGATCTATGCGGCGCGTTTAATGAAAACAAATCCAGAAATGCAGCTTTCCGTTCTGGTTGTAGTGCAGGACAGCAGCGCCCTGCCGGGCGTGAAGGATGAAGAAAGGGAAATGCTTAAGGAGATAGACGAGGCAATGGAAATCAGGGGAACAGAAATCCTGCAAAAGACTGTCGGTTACTTCAGTGGTGAGGGTTTAAAGGTGGATGGGTTTATCAAAAAGGGGGACCCTGCAGCTGTTATCGTTGATTTTGCACGGCAGGGAGATTATGATCACATTATTATGGGAAGCCGCGGCGCTAGCGAACTGCGCAGTTTGTCCGTAGGAAGCGTCAGCCACAAGGTAATTAACCTGGCCGAATGTAGGGTGACGCTGGTAAAATGA
- the MiaB gene encoding 2-methylthioadenine synthetase, producing MKKYRIIVFGCQMNEHDSEVLAGILESMGYCQAGNSEDPDIILINTCCVRKTAENKVFSLLGRLRRQKAQNPNLIIGVCGCMPQQEGMAERIKQLFPHVDLIFGTHNVHQLPELIGKVIEGQKQVLEIWPGYGGELREELPVKRKEGVRAWVTIMYGCNNFCTYCIVPYVRGREKSRSPEAVYEEVARLAGEGFKEVILLGQNVNSYGKDLGVKTDFASLLESLENIDGIDRIRYMTSHPRDFSLRLVEAIAASKKVCEHFHLPVQAGSNRILKKMNRGYTREEYVDLIRYIKSLIPHATVTTDIMVGFPGETDEDFNDTLDLVREIRFDSAYTFVYNIRPGTPAAEMPDQVAENVKKERIQALIKLQNKISLERNEEEVGQTQEVLVEGEKDRGSGFIYGRNRGNKTVIFSGDPSLVGKVVPVTVTGARLAHLTGILSYNYHQEGSR from the coding sequence TTGAAGAAATATCGCATTATAGTTTTTGGCTGCCAGATGAACGAACATGATTCAGAGGTGCTGGCTGGCATACTGGAAAGCATGGGCTATTGCCAGGCCGGTAATTCGGAAGATCCCGATATTATTCTTATAAATACCTGCTGTGTGCGCAAAACCGCGGAAAACAAGGTGTTTTCCCTGCTAGGTCGGCTGCGCCGGCAAAAGGCACAGAACCCTAACCTGATCATTGGCGTATGCGGCTGTATGCCCCAGCAGGAAGGCATGGCCGAAAGAATAAAGCAGCTTTTCCCGCATGTCGATTTGATTTTCGGCACGCACAATGTACATCAACTCCCGGAACTGATCGGCAAGGTTATCGAGGGGCAAAAGCAGGTCCTTGAGATATGGCCGGGTTATGGCGGCGAACTCCGGGAAGAGTTGCCCGTTAAGAGAAAGGAGGGGGTTCGCGCCTGGGTCACGATAATGTACGGCTGTAATAATTTTTGCACCTACTGCATAGTACCGTATGTAAGGGGAAGGGAAAAAAGCCGCAGTCCCGAGGCTGTCTATGAAGAGGTAGCAAGGCTTGCCGGGGAAGGATTTAAGGAAGTAATCCTCCTGGGACAGAACGTGAATTCTTACGGCAAGGACCTCGGAGTTAAAACAGATTTTGCCTCTCTGCTCGAATCCCTGGAAAATATCGACGGTATCGATAGAATACGCTACATGACATCGCATCCGAGGGATTTTAGCTTAAGGCTGGTCGAAGCAATTGCTGCCTCAAAAAAGGTGTGCGAGCATTTCCACCTGCCGGTGCAGGCAGGCAGCAACCGGATTTTAAAAAAAATGAACAGGGGATATACAAGGGAAGAATATGTAGATCTAATCAGATATATTAAATCCCTTATTCCGCATGCAACCGTAACTACTGACATAATGGTCGGTTTTCCAGGAGAAACCGATGAGGATTTTAACGACACCCTGGATCTGGTCAGAGAGATCCGCTTTGACAGCGCCTATACGTTTGTCTATAACATCAGGCCGGGCACACCGGCCGCTGAAATGCCGGACCAAGTAGCAGAGAATGTAAAGAAAGAAAGAATTCAGGCCTTGATTAAGCTGCAAAATAAAATCAGCCTGGAAAGAAACGAAGAGGAGGTCGGGCAAACCCAGGAAGTCCTGGTGGAAGGGGAGAAAGACAGGGGCTCAGGGTTCATTTACGGCAGGAACAGGGGAAATAAAACGGTTATTTTTAGCGGCGATCCCAGCCTCGTCGGCAAAGTTGTCCCGGTAACCGTAACTGGCGCAAGATTAGCCCATTTAACAGGAATATTAAGTTATAATTATCACCAGGAGGGATCCCGGTGA
- the MutS gene encoding mismatch repair ATPase (MutS family): MIRQYLEIKKQYPDAILFFRLGDFYEMFFDDARLASRELEITLTGRDGGSERVPMCGIPYHAADGYIARLISKGYRVAICEQVEDPAEAKGIVRREVTRVITPGTVTEGHFLEDKKNNYLASIAPFEEGYGLAVTDITTGVFMVSSFSGVRAWSELIDEMARLNPAEVIIPLAYSDKMGGDLKQQGILAVSGYRDTAFSPAEAVPAFEEQFGSAGSLCNRTIDYHAAVAAAGALLIFLRETQKRVLKHINKAAFYRPGKYMILDANTRRNLELTRAISDGSRRNTLLSVIDHTVTAMGGRLLRNWIEQPLLDVAEIKARLEATEDLAGNAMLRLELKSLLKNVYDLERLTGKISFGTANARDLIGLKKSLANLPLIKQLLLAQAGAALLKDVARSIDPLEEVRELLEAAIDDNPPLSLKDGGIIKKGYNHEVDRLRQARREGKSMLAGLEERERARTGIKSLKVGFNKVFGYYIEVTRANLELVPEDYQRRQTLANAERFITPELKEYEDMILRAEERLASLERRLFDEVLERLSGEIHRIQKSASAIATADALYSLAEAAVKGRYSRPEIAEDGKLHVKDGRHPVLEQVMGPGRFVPNDTFMDNEESRFILLTGPNMAGKSTYMRQVALIVLLAQIGSFVPALFARIPVFDRIFTRVGASDDIAGGQSTFMVEMNECRIIVNEATEKSLIIMDEVGRGTSTYDGISIARALAEYIHTKIRAKTLFSTHYHELTDLDSMPGIVNFNVAVREEGEDIIFLRKVVPGKSDRSYGIQVARLAGLPGEIINRSMEILKTLELAAERPPQPSPAKEWPAYRYKENECHVIQELRRLNVLEMTPLEAINKLYMLHKKLTESATLKTTSL, encoded by the coding sequence ATGATCAGGCAATATCTTGAGATAAAAAAACAGTATCCGGATGCCATCCTTTTTTTTCGCCTGGGCGACTTTTACGAAATGTTTTTTGACGATGCGCGCCTTGCCTCCAGAGAACTGGAGATAACCCTTACCGGAAGGGACGGAGGAAGCGAGCGCGTTCCTATGTGCGGCATACCTTATCATGCTGCCGACGGCTACATTGCCAGGCTGATCAGCAAGGGGTACCGGGTTGCCATTTGTGAGCAGGTGGAGGATCCTGCCGAGGCGAAGGGCATCGTCCGCCGGGAGGTAACGAGGGTAATTACTCCGGGCACGGTTACGGAAGGTCATTTCCTGGAGGACAAAAAAAACAATTATCTGGCCAGTATTGCCCCGTTTGAAGAGGGATACGGACTTGCCGTTACCGATATCACTACAGGAGTTTTTATGGTCAGCTCTTTCTCCGGTGTCAGAGCATGGAGCGAGTTAATTGATGAAATGGCAAGGCTAAACCCGGCCGAAGTGATTATTCCCCTGGCATATTCTGACAAAATGGGAGGGGATTTAAAACAGCAGGGAATTCTGGCAGTAAGCGGTTACAGGGATACAGCCTTTTCTCCGGCGGAAGCCGTGCCGGCTTTTGAGGAGCAGTTTGGGTCTGCCGGTTCTTTGTGCAATAGGACAATTGATTATCATGCTGCAGTTGCGGCGGCAGGCGCCCTCCTCATTTTTTTAAGGGAAACTCAGAAAAGAGTATTGAAGCATATAAACAAGGCTGCTTTTTACCGCCCCGGTAAGTACATGATACTGGATGCCAACACCAGGCGCAACCTCGAACTGACCAGGGCTATCTCTGACGGATCACGAAGAAACACGCTGCTTTCAGTAATAGATCATACCGTCACCGCCATGGGCGGAAGGCTGCTGAGAAACTGGATCGAGCAGCCCCTTTTGGATGTGGCAGAAATCAAGGCGCGCCTTGAGGCAACAGAGGATTTGGCCGGGAATGCAATGCTGCGCCTGGAATTGAAAAGTTTACTGAAGAACGTTTATGATCTGGAAAGGTTGACGGGGAAGATATCTTTCGGCACGGCAAATGCACGCGACCTGATCGGCTTAAAGAAATCGCTGGCCAATCTTCCTTTAATTAAACAACTGTTACTTGCCCAGGCCGGTGCCGCACTGTTAAAAGATGTTGCCCGGTCTATCGATCCGCTTGAAGAAGTGCGGGAGTTGCTTGAGGCGGCAATAGACGATAACCCACCGCTGTCTTTGAAGGACGGGGGAATTATAAAAAAAGGGTATAATCATGAAGTGGACAGGCTCCGCCAGGCCAGGCGCGAAGGCAAATCCATGCTGGCCGGCCTGGAGGAGCGTGAACGCGCTCGAACCGGCATAAAGTCTCTCAAGGTGGGTTTTAATAAAGTTTTCGGATACTATATCGAGGTTACCAGGGCTAACCTGGAGCTGGTTCCTGAAGACTACCAGCGCAGACAGACGCTTGCCAACGCTGAAAGATTCATAACCCCTGAGTTAAAGGAATATGAGGATATGATCTTAAGAGCGGAGGAGCGCCTTGCAAGTCTGGAGCGGCGCTTGTTTGACGAAGTGCTGGAAAGGCTTTCTGGGGAGATTCACCGGATTCAAAAATCAGCTTCCGCCATAGCAACGGCTGACGCGCTTTATTCCCTGGCTGAAGCTGCCGTTAAAGGGAGGTACTCTAGGCCGGAAATTGCTGAGGACGGCAAACTGCATGTAAAGGACGGACGCCACCCGGTTTTGGAACAGGTTATGGGGCCCGGCCGGTTTGTGCCGAATGATACCTTCATGGATAACGAGGAAAGCCGCTTTATTCTGTTAACTGGCCCGAATATGGCCGGAAAAAGTACCTATATGCGGCAGGTTGCCTTAATAGTTTTGTTAGCGCAAATTGGCAGTTTCGTGCCGGCATTATTTGCCAGAATACCGGTGTTTGACAGAATATTCACCAGAGTGGGCGCGTCAGACGACATTGCCGGCGGGCAGAGTACATTCATGGTGGAAATGAATGAATGCCGTATTATTGTTAATGAAGCAACAGAAAAAAGCTTGATTATTATGGACGAGGTGGGCCGTGGCACGAGCACTTACGACGGTATTAGCATTGCCCGGGCGCTGGCCGAATACATACATACAAAAATCCGGGCAAAAACTTTATTTTCCACCCATTACCACGAACTGACGGACCTGGACAGTATGCCGGGGATTGTCAACTTTAATGTGGCAGTCAGGGAGGAAGGCGAAGATATCATTTTCTTGCGCAAGGTGGTGCCGGGAAAATCTGACCGCAGTTACGGGATTCAGGTGGCCAGGTTGGCAGGCCTGCCTGGGGAAATTATAAACAGATCAATGGAGATTTTAAAAACCTTGGAGCTTGCCGCAGAACGGCCGCCGCAGCCTTCACCTGCAAAAGAATGGCCGGCATACAGGTATAAAGAAAACGAGTGCCATGTCATTCAAGAGCTGCGCAGGTTAAATGTGCTGGAAATGACTCCACTGGAGGCAATCAACAAGCTTTATATGCTGCACAAGAAGTTAACTGAAAGCGCGACACTAAAGACAACATCTCTTTAG
- the HyuA gene encoding N-methylhydantoinase A/acetone carboxylase, beta subunit, giving the protein MYVGVDVGGTYTDAVLVENGRVRATAKVPTGKDLLEPILKAMDIILKDVDKKNIKRVVFSTTMITNLIAEKKYDRVALLLIPGPGLSHKYYELGTDAHILSGSIDYRGREIVPLKRSEIESALADLAAKGYKKVGVVGKFSPRNNSHERQVATIISEKYPYWQVETGSRIGSRLNFPRRAVTAYLTCATRERYSYFVESVRQALKKREIKADVFILKADGGTLPLKSSEEMPVETIFSGPAASTLGVQALTPPGETAVVVDIGGTTTDLALILSGKPLLSAKGARVEGQLTQVRTLAVKSIPVGGDSLLKCTGAGLTICPERMGPAYCLGGPAPTPTDALRALGMTELGDLEKAREAMTLLGKDAGMNGSDVAGKVINLVVEKIANEIDRMFLEWEQEPAYRVWEVLQKQKVRPSVVVGVGGGAPGFIAGVAEKLGCRPVIPSYAPVANAIGAAVAKPTMQVSLRADTEQGYYIIQEEGIKEKIDRRSFNEQTALDVARDMLVRKALKYGLEVAPEEIEVTHQEVFNMFRDWTTKGKLIEVIVQTARGIMCSIRTGGN; this is encoded by the coding sequence ATGTATGTCGGTGTTGATGTAGGGGGTACATACACCGATGCGGTACTGGTTGAAAACGGCCGGGTTAGGGCCACGGCCAAGGTGCCTACCGGGAAAGACCTTCTGGAGCCAATTTTAAAGGCAATGGATATTATTCTTAAAGATGTTGATAAAAAAAATATTAAGAGAGTTGTCTTCAGCACCACGATGATTACCAATTTAATAGCGGAAAAAAAATACGACCGGGTTGCCCTCCTTTTAATTCCGGGGCCCGGCTTGAGCCACAAGTACTATGAATTAGGCACTGATGCGCATATACTCTCCGGTTCTATTGATTACCGCGGCAGGGAAATAGTCCCCTTAAAAAGGAGTGAAATTGAATCTGCCTTGGCCGACCTGGCCGCCAAAGGTTACAAAAAGGTCGGTGTTGTCGGAAAGTTTTCCCCCCGCAATAACTCCCATGAAAGGCAGGTTGCTACAATCATAAGCGAAAAATACCCCTACTGGCAGGTTGAAACGGGTTCCCGTATTGGAAGCAGGCTGAACTTTCCGCGCAGAGCAGTTACTGCCTACTTAACTTGTGCCACACGTGAGCGTTACAGTTATTTTGTCGAATCGGTCCGCCAGGCGCTGAAAAAGCGTGAAATCAAGGCAGATGTATTTATTTTAAAAGCAGACGGCGGAACTCTGCCCCTGAAAAGTTCTGAAGAAATGCCGGTAGAAACGATTTTTTCCGGGCCTGCTGCAAGCACGTTGGGAGTACAGGCATTAACTCCGCCGGGAGAAACGGCCGTTGTAGTGGACATTGGCGGCACCACTACCGACCTCGCCTTAATTTTAAGCGGCAAGCCACTTCTTTCTGCAAAAGGGGCAAGAGTTGAAGGGCAGCTTACCCAAGTGCGCACACTGGCCGTAAAATCCATTCCTGTCGGAGGGGATAGCCTCCTAAAATGCACCGGTGCCGGTTTGACGATATGTCCTGAGAGGATGGGGCCTGCCTATTGTTTGGGAGGGCCGGCGCCAACCCCGACCGATGCCTTGAGGGCACTTGGAATGACCGAATTAGGAGACCTGGAAAAGGCAAGGGAAGCCATGACCCTGCTTGGAAAGGACGCCGGCATGAACGGTAGCGATGTTGCCGGAAAGGTGATAAACCTTGTGGTGGAAAAAATTGCAAACGAAATAGACAGGATGTTTCTTGAATGGGAGCAGGAACCTGCCTACAGGGTATGGGAAGTGCTGCAAAAGCAAAAGGTAAGACCTTCCGTTGTGGTCGGGGTGGGAGGCGGCGCCCCGGGTTTTATTGCCGGGGTGGCTGAAAAACTGGGGTGCCGTCCGGTTATACCTTCCTATGCGCCGGTGGCCAACGCAATCGGCGCTGCAGTGGCCAAGCCGACAATGCAGGTGAGTCTGCGGGCAGATACCGAACAAGGCTATTACATTATCCAGGAAGAAGGTATTAAAGAAAAGATCGACAGGAGGTCTTTTAACGAGCAAACAGCGCTGGATGTGGCCAGGGACATGCTGGTCAGGAAGGCGTTAAAGTACGGCCTGGAGGTAGCGCCGGAAGAAATTGAGGTTACCCACCAGGAAGTGTTCAATATGTTCAGGGACTGGACGACGAAAGGAAAGCTTATTGAGGTCATTGTGCAAACTGCCAGGGGTATTATGTGCAGTATAAGGACGGGAGGGAATTGA
- the AcuC gene encoding deacetylases (including yeast histone deacetylase and acetoin utilization protein) encodes MQYKDGRELKMKRVSNKQTGLIFFPAFDWAISPTHPEREERLLYTRDQIFEEGIMDLPQIIEFAPKLATVHDVARVHFCVPRVKDQTTEAHLIAAGAAILLAEQIVAGNILNGFALVRPPGHHAMRVVHGNRGFCNINNEAIMIEKLRSRYGINRIAVVDTDVHHGDGTQDIFWHDPDVLFISFHQDGRTLYPGTGFTYELGGPKAFARTINIPLPPGTTDESLMYVVDNLIVPVLKDFKPDFIVNSAGQDNHYTDPLGSMRITAQGYARLTEKLKPDIAVLEGGYAIETALPYVNMAIILALAGLDYSEVREPDYWPGRFKESPERKAQVQRLVEELLKYWEMRDKASPDPKSVNGRFYQRKRRIFYDTDYIEEIQFESLKLCDDCPGYLSIDSTANHGYGRTGKVLCLSVPFKACSVCRAEAAETYERSKKDRDYQYVYLQDKAADTFLGYEVSTGQEWFSNG; translated from the coding sequence GTGCAGTATAAGGACGGGAGGGAATTGAAAATGAAAAGGGTCTCAAATAAGCAAACAGGCTTGATTTTCTTCCCGGCCTTTGACTGGGCAATTTCGCCCACCCATCCGGAAAGAGAGGAAAGGCTCCTTTACACCCGGGACCAGATATTCGAGGAGGGCATAATGGACCTGCCTCAGATAATTGAATTTGCCCCAAAATTGGCCACAGTTCACGATGTCGCCAGAGTGCATTTTTGTGTGCCCCGGGTAAAAGACCAGACCACCGAAGCGCATCTGATTGCAGCCGGTGCCGCAATCCTGCTGGCAGAACAAATTGTTGCCGGAAATATCCTTAACGGCTTTGCCCTGGTCAGGCCGCCGGGGCATCACGCCATGCGGGTGGTGCACGGAAACAGGGGTTTTTGCAACATAAACAATGAAGCCATTATGATAGAAAAACTGCGCAGCCGCTATGGAATCAACCGCATTGCCGTTGTTGACACGGATGTGCACCACGGCGACGGTACTCAGGACATATTCTGGCATGACCCCGATGTTCTGTTTATATCCTTTCACCAGGACGGCCGCACGCTTTATCCCGGCACCGGATTTACCTATGAACTGGGCGGGCCAAAAGCTTTTGCCCGGACCATTAACATACCTTTGCCGCCCGGAACAACTGATGAAAGCCTGATGTACGTGGTTGACAACCTGATTGTGCCCGTCTTAAAAGATTTCAAGCCAGATTTTATTGTAAATTCGGCAGGCCAGGACAATCATTATACCGATCCGCTGGGAAGCATGCGGATTACAGCCCAGGGTTACGCCAGGCTGACTGAAAAGTTAAAGCCTGATATTGCCGTGCTTGAAGGCGGCTATGCCATTGAAACCGCCCTGCCGTATGTAAATATGGCTATCATTCTGGCTTTGGCCGGTTTGGACTATTCTGAAGTGCGGGAGCCGGATTACTGGCCGGGCCGCTTTAAAGAAAGCCCGGAACGCAAGGCGCAGGTACAAAGGCTTGTGGAGGAACTGTTAAAATACTGGGAAATGCGCGACAAAGCTTCGCCCGACCCCAAATCAGTCAACGGCAGGTTTTATCAAAGAAAGCGAAGGATTTTTTACGACACGGATTATATAGAGGAAATTCAGTTTGAAAGCCTTAAACTGTGCGACGACTGCCCGGGGTACCTGTCCATTGACTCGACGGCCAATCACGGCTATGGCAGGACGGGGAAGGTTTTGTGCCTTTCTGTGCCTTTCAAGGCCTGTTCCGTCTGCCGGGCGGAAGCGGCCGAAACATATGAGAGGTCTAAAAAGGACAGGGACTATCAGTACGTTTACCTTCAGGACAAAGCCGCCGACACTTTCCTCGGCTATGAAGTTAGTACCGGCCAGGAATGGTTTTCGAACGGCTAG